A segment of the Fusarium oxysporum f. sp. lycopersici 4287 chromosome 4, whole genome shotgun sequence genome:
TACTGACCGTGACCTCTCCATCAAGGTCCGGTAACTTTGTAGTTTTCCTAGCTGCAATAGGCATGCCATTCTTTCTCACGCTATCCGGTGCCATCGAGGTAAAGAAGTGAAGCAAGCTGAGTCCACCCTTTGCCTTGGTCTCTTTAATTTGTTCCCAGATCTCGTTAAAACGCGGTCGTGCTAGAGACGGATTCAGGGGTAACAAGCTGTGTAAGGCCTTTGCGTCAGGCGGGTTGATTCGGGCGATCTCTGTGATATCCCTGGTGCTAAGAACGTAGTTGGTACTCTCGTCCTCTTTCCTGGCAGTGTTGTCTCTCCACTTCCACAAGGCTCTGAAGACAGCAAATTGTTCGCTATCGAATGCTAAGTGCGAGTTCTTAAAGATATACCCATACCAGCCACGAGAGCCTTCACCAGTCTCTTCATCGTAACCGGGATGTTCGTAGCGGGAAAGTGACTGTTCCTTTGATTTCTCCACAGCCCGGCCAATGTAGTCTTTATCAACATCACCTCTATCCGAGGCAGCAACAAGCTCGTTTCGTACCCGATCGTAGATGTAGAGCAAGTAGTGGGTGTCGGACCGAGCATAGTACATCATCTCCTCGGGCAGTGGCCGTATCCTCCAGTCGGCCAATTGATACTGCTTGTCTGCATCAAAGTCGACGAACTTAGACAACAGGTAGGCTAAGCTCTTGGCTGGATAGTGGAGTTGCTCGCACGCAAAGAAGGTATCGAAGAGACCATTCACATACAGTCCCAGATCTCGCTGAAGCCAAACCATGTCCATGTATGCACCATGGAAGACCTTTTGATGTGTTAGTTATAGTTTTTACTGCTCGGACTAAGGAGACATACCTTGACCACACTGGGATCGGTGAAAACTTGGTTCAGAACCTCAAGTTTATGGCGCCAGGGTTGTAGAGTATCTACGATCCAGTCCTTCTCTCGCGTGCTGATTTGCATGAGCGATACGAGTCCAACATAGGACCTAAAATCGTGGTGTTCCAGATCTATCGCAATCTCCTTGGCACCCTTGAGTTCCTCCAGCATCTCCAGAACGCCCTCGTATGTGTCGACAAAAGTCGCCTCGGTTGTTTCGACCGGCTGGTACATGATGGGTTCGGATTCCTTGAAGACTCGTTTCGGATATGACATACGGACAATTTCGTGTTCATAGGGGTGTTGGTATCTGTAAAGCGAAGATTAGTATTTGACTATCACCAGTGGTCTGAAATCGTAAACGATTCATGAAGAATTGTTTTGGATATGGCGGACATACTGTGGCGTGCCAGCTTCATTAGGAACGACGTTGAGGCTTTCCTCTAAAGACAACTTGGCATTTGGTTTCGACGTAAGCATCGGTTTCCATGGAGCAGGAGCAAAGTTGTCGGGCTTTCGTTCGAAAAGGAGTTGAGGCTTGGTCATATTGGCGTTTCGGATAACCTTGTTCGTGgacttgggcttcttggacttgttcGCCTGTGTGAATTAGCTGTAGTActccaaaaaaaaaaaaaaaaaaaaaaaaaaaaaaagtatatttGACATACAGGATCAGGTAAGGGTGGCTCCTTTCTCTTGACAAGCCCTGTGTACTCATCCAAGGCTGTGTCGGCCTTCTCGAGTGATGAATCGACAACATCGACGACGCCCCTCCATTTCATCTCGATGTCTTCcacatcttcaagcttggGCGCCTTGACACCACATGCCTTACCGGCAGTCAGGAGAAGTTGTGTAGAGAGTTCGAGGATCCGCGAAGTTCGATCTTCGAGTAGTTGGCCGACACTAGGGTTGACTGTACGCTGGAAACTTAAGTCTTCGGCGGCGATTCGGTTCACAGTCTTGATTGTGGAAATAAGTGACTTCTGGACACTTTCCTGAAGCGATTTGAAGTCTTGAGATTGCTCCATGTTTGCGACAGGTGATGCACGTTGCGCGTGCAGTTGGTAGCTGTGCCTAATGTCGCGATGCAGTGTTGATTCTAGAAAAATTCCTAGATTTAGTTGCACTTATCGATAAGATAAGATCTCAGTCTGCTGCACGTTATGGGGTAAAGTTAGTAGTCTAGGTTAGTAACATGGTAGTTGCTAGAGTTAGAATGATAACTACAAAGGGAAAAGTTCAGAATGCACTTTTAAGATACATTTAACATTTAGAAGGGGGTAAAAATATCtaatttatttctttgtCTCCATATGCTATATATTTGGGTAAAGGAGTCGCGGTTATGTCTAATGTATATATTTACCTCCATTATGTGAAAGAATAAAGACATGTCTAACTCCCACACTGGAAGTCATGGAATGCTCTCTTCGCCATAAAACCCAAGTTTGGTGAGGTCAGAGGTCAAAATCCAAGATTGACACACTACATATTAGTGCCTCATAGATATCTACAATCATATAGTTTTGGCGCAGACGAAGAAAATTCAGAATGGGAGATTCCTTTCATATATATTTACCTATGCCAAACCAGACCTAGACTCATCATCGTAGCATGCCTGTAAGTTATTGATTGTTACGGATCACCAAACAGTCTTTATAGTCGAGTAGATAACACGTTGAGGAAATGTTTATCGAAAGCAGCTACAGTTCCCAGACACTCATACTTGGACCAAGAATACCTAGGTATTGGAGCAATTTAGTTGCGGCTACCGGGCCGACGGCTATGCAAACCTCGCCGATTTGAGACGGGAGGATGGCTGTAACCCAGTGATGGGTCTGGGTTCAGGCTCCTATCAATTCTCTTGTTTTTGTGCTTTATCTTTGAAGATGACAGAAGTTCAGGACGTTCTGGTCCGGCCGATGAACCCCATCAAGGAAAAAACATGGCCTTGTCCCTATTATCAATTGGTTGATTGGCCTGTGTGTAGTGATAAAGCCCACTTCGTGAAAACCAGCGGCAGGCAATCTAGTACTTGGGCCTTGTAATCTACCTGATGGAACCCGGACGAAGAGTGCCCCGAATGCGTCACTTTTCCATCACTACAGCTGGCTGGGCTGGCTGTTTATAGAGTCACAGAATCAAGCTTTGTATCACATATGTGGAGACCCGCACACTCTTGACCGGTTTTTGCCATTTACTGAATTCCTTAGTATTGATACCTTAAAAATCGAGAACAAAGACAATGTCCGTAATGCCCGCATAGTGGCCAATGAATCGATCCCGTCTCCGGAAACACCTCCGGGCTGCCCTCCGGTTCAAGCAATACAGACTTTAGAAGCACTAATAGGCAGATGTATAGAAGTGGAGAGCTAATTCACATCCGGACCTCTCGATTCGTTGCTGGCACTCTTCTCATTGTTACTGTCCACGAAAGTCGATGCCTCGTGGGTGATTGACAGGCGTAGGATGGTGTTGGGTGTCCAGTGGTGTTTTCCTTTGGCGATAGCGACCCGGCCCGTGTAAATGCCTCCCTCCACTCCATTCTCATCTTGAAGTAAACGGCCCGGATCTCGATCTCAGCGAATAGAGGACAACCGGGAGGCGGAAGCTATCGGCTTGCGGGATAATACCTACTAAGGGGAAAGAAAGCATGAGACATTACATATTGCAATGAGATCAGATCAGGTATGTGGTGATTGAAATAAAGAGGAGCACGAGAGAACGAGTTGTTGATCTCATGTTGTTCGTCTCCCATGTTACTACGAATTTGCACGAATTTGCACATGTTAAAGTGAATCGTAAGTTTGTTAGCGCACTCTCCAACTCATGAACTAAGGTATTATCAAAATCAGGCACAAGGTAAATAATAAGGGCTGCTCGGTAGAGTGGGTAGGTATAACTACTAACCTACTGACGACTGCTTGCGGGCAGGTGTCAAATGCCCCTCACTTGCCATTTCTTCTTATGCCCCTCAGCCCCATCCATGCTTCTGGCCAGTTTCTGCGATATTCTTCTGTTGTCTTACTGGAACCTGATCTCTCCCCTCTAACTTCTCTCAACTTCTCATTCGTAGCACGATCTTATTGATTTTCGTTAGATCGACTCGCTCTACTGCTCCTCAACAGTTGCAGACAAATCTGACTTTTGATATCAACAGAAAGTCCTTGTTTCTTCAATTACTTACCGTCTCCGCTTACCACGCTCTTCTCCAATAAATCGACTGACCTTACGCGCAATAGCGTCATCGTTTCGCTACTCAACAGCCCAAAGCTCCTTACACTAACTCCACTACTGGGGATCTACGCCTCTCGGCTCTAAACCAGCTGCCAGGTCAATTCCCTGCCCCTCCACAATCGATAATCGATCATCGGCCATCGACCACAAAGAACCGCGACGAGGCCGACTACACTCcgacttttttctttctcaagttATCTTCTTTCAACCTTTCAATATCCCAAATCTCCCTGTTTGAGATTATTTCTTCCAATACCGTCATTATGCCCGGTGCTGTCGATGAGAATGGCCAAGCTGCCCCAGGCCGCCTGTTGCTGCTCTCCAATCGATTGCCCATTACAATTAAGCGATCCGAGGATGGTAGCTATTCATTTTCCATGTCTTCTGGAGGTCTTGTCACGGGTCTCAGTGGTCTCAGCAAAACCACCAGCTTCCAGTGGTATGGTTGGCCAGGTCTCGAGGTCCCCGACAACGAAGTCGAGGGTATGAAGCAACGACTGAAAGACGAGTACGGCGCGCACCCGGTTTTTATCGACGATGAGCTTGCCGACAGACATTACAATGGGTTTTCTAGTAAGTAGCACGATTTTGACACTATAAGAATGTTCCTGACATGATACTTGCAGACTCAATTCTTTGGCCTCTCTTCCATTACCACCCTGGTGAGATTACATTCGACGAGTCCGCTTGGGCCGCATATCAAGAAGTCAACCGCCTCTTCGCCAAGACCGTTATCAAGGATGTGCAGGATGGTGACCTTATTTGGGTTCATGACTACCATCTGATGCTCCTCCCTCAAATGCTCCGTGAGGAGATTGGCGAATCGAAAAAGAATGTCAAGATtggcttcttcctccataCACCATTCCCTAGTAGTGAAATTTACAGGATCCTGCCTGTCAGAGAAGCACTCCTTACTGGACTTCTTGACTGCGACCTTATCGGATTCCATACATACGACTACGCTCGTCACTTCCTTAGTAGTTGCTCCCGCATTCTCGAGTGTCCCACGACCCCCAATGGTGTCGATTGGAATGGCCGTTTTGTGACAGTTGGCGCCTTCCCCATTGGAATCGATCCCGACAACTTCGTTGAAGGactgaagaagccaaaagtGCAGGAACGTATCGCTGCACTCAGCCGAAAGTTCGAAGGTGTCAAGCTCGTCGTTGGAGTCGATCGCTTAGATTACATCAAGGGTGTTCCTCAGAAACTGCACGCTCTCGAAGTGTTCCTGACTGAACATCCGGAATGGATTGGTAAAATCGTCCTGGTTCAGGTTGCTGTTCCTTCGCGACAAGACGTCGAAGAGTATCAGAATCTTCGTGCCGTGGTTAACGAACTGGTCGGCCGTATCAATGGAAAGTTTGGTACCATTGAGTTTATGCCCATTCACTTCCTCCATCAATCCGTCACTTTTGACGAGCTTACTGCCCTGTATGCCGTATCTGACGTCTGTTTGGTCTCATCCACTCGAGACGGTATGAACTTGGTGTCTTACGAATACATTGCGACACAACAGAAGAACCACGGCGTCATGATTCTGAGCGAATTCACAGGTGCTGCTCAATCACTCAATGGCAGTCTCATCGTCAATCCTTGGAACACAGAAGAGCTTGCCAATGCTTTACATGACGCCGTTACCATGAGCCCTGAACAACGTGAAGCCAActacaagaagctcgaaCGTTATGTTTTCAAGTATACAAGTGCTTGGTGGGGTGCTAGCTTTGTCTCTGAAATGACTCGTCTTAGCACTGAGGGTTCTCAGCCCAAGACTCTGCGCAACGTCTCTGGGGCTGTAATCGGACTGGAGCAGAAAGCTCAACAGGCTGtcgctgatcttgagaagaaagCCGAGGAACTATTAACTattgacgagaagaaggaagccgATTCACAGACAGAGCCTTCTCAATAAAAATTGTCTTGTAGCAGGGAAGGATATTGGTGTGCAAGAACGAGTTCACGGTTTGGGTTCAAGCGGTCATGATTTGGGATCTCATTATAAActgtttttcttttgctataataaaaaaatatcTTGATGACGTCATCGACCTTGTTTCTGAGTGTCTCGACTAGGTTTAAATGTTCATTTGGATCTGAGTTCTTGTCATTGAATCATGTGTGTATAGGTAAAAAATCCTCTGTTAGTGGGACTCTTTCCATTTCTGCGCATGGTAACCTAGAGTATCAATGCCGTGGGCGAATGTAAGCTACCATGGGCCCGAAGATGATAAAGTGCGTTGATTGCGATGCAAATGCATCAGCAGATGGTATCTAAACAAAAAGAGACCATACAGGTTATGAAACCCATACATTACAAATTCCAAAGTCCACCAAAACTCCGTCTCGGATCTCATCATGAAGTCGCAACACTTCGAAGTACTACCCTAATTTGCCGAATCAACCGCAATTACGCAAGTGACAATCTCTTCCACTCAATAAGGTGCATTGACAATATCGTCCTTTCCAAGTTTGTATCGGCCACTGTCTCGGGTCCCGATGCGTCCAGAACCTCGACGCGAATCACTCAGTCGAACGTTACCAATGATGCTCTCGCGGGTAGGTTTCCTTAGACTTTGTTTTGCGACCATGTTTACTTCGTTGGGCAAAGCAACAATGACGTTCTTGTCCGAGCCATATTTGAAGTCGTCCGCTTTGACCTCCTCTTCATAACGCTTAATTTTATAAGCTGCCTTCATACCCCGAAGGATTCGCTTCAGGTTCCATTCGATGATGTAGGGACCGGTTGCAGTGATGATGCTTGTCTCCTCTGCGCCTTCTCCAGTATTGAATTTGGCAGGAGTAAAATCAACCGGTTTTCCAGTCTCGTGGTAGAACTGGGCCACATGCTCTGGGGTAAGGGCGAGTCGTCGAGGATGCGGTTTATCATTGGCAGCGAAAGGCTTCTCGAAACCAAGCTTACCCTCGTTCTTTCCAGACTTCTGTTGGGCGTCAACCAGCAGGATGTAGTTCTTGGTTGTCCCCAAGATCCACCGGCCATCGGCAGAAACGTCAATACCAGTGATGGGGTCACCAAGCGCAGGAAGCTGTGTCTTGGCTCGAATGCCGAGCCGGTCAAAGAGACGAATGTCACCCTTATTACTTGCAACAGCAATATAGCCCTTTTCAGTAGTTGCGAGGGCAGAGAAGTCGTTCTTCGAGGCATATTGCTTcatatcagcatcaacaagcttgTTGCCGGACAGACGGGGGTCAACTCGGTAAAGAGCGTTGTTTGAGACACCCAGGAAGGTCTGTTCAGAAGTCATCTGCGCAAACTTGTTCTCGGGGGCAAATGTGACAACGGGGATGTCATCGTGAACGTTCCACTCATCCACAACCTTTCCATACTCAAGGTCCATACGGTAGAGCTTGTTGGGATCTATCTCATTCTGTAAGATGAGATCTCGATCCTCGCTATGCAGCATGACTTTCTTCGGGTTCATGAGTTTGCCTGAAGGAGTTGTGACTTTGGAAATGTTCGTGGAGAATTCGAGGTGATTGTTGGGTGTATGTTTGAATACACCGATCTTGGAGCCGCGAACGACGAACGAGCGGTCATGC
Coding sequences within it:
- a CDS encoding alpha,alpha-trehalose-phosphate synthase; the encoded protein is MPGAVDENGQAAPGRLLLLSNRLPITIKRSEDGSYSFSMSSGGLVTGLSGLSKTTSFQWYGWPGLEVPDNEVEGMKQRLKDEYGAHPVFIDDELADRHYNGFSNSILWPLFHYHPGEITFDESAWAAYQEVNRLFAKTVIKDVQDGDLIWVHDYHLMLLPQMLREEIGESKKNVKIGFFLHTPFPSSEIYRILPVREALLTGLLDCDLIGFHTYDYARHFLSSCSRILECPTTPNGVDWNGRFVTVGAFPIGIDPDNFVEGLKKPKVQERIAALSRKFEGVKLVVGVDRLDYIKGVPQKLHALEVFLTEHPEWIGKIVLVQVAVPSRQDVEEYQNLRAVVNELVGRINGKFGTIEFMPIHFLHQSVTFDELTALYAVSDVCLVSSTRDGMNLVSYEYIATQQKNHGVMILSEFTGAAQSLNGSLIVNPWNTEELANALHDAVTMSPEQREANYKKLERYVFKYTSAWWGASFVSEMTRLSTEGSQPKTLRNVSGAVIGLEQKAQQAVADLEKKAEELLTIDEKKEADSQTEPSQ